The following are encoded together in the Thermus filiformis genome:
- the cas2 gene encoding CRISPR-associated endonuclease Cas2 has protein sequence MGKRLYAIAYDIPDDTRRVKLANLLKSYGERVQLSVFECYLDEGLLRELEAKAKRLLDLSEDALRVYPVQGTVRVLGAGPLVRETPFAVV, from the coding sequence ATGGGCAAAAGGCTGTACGCTATCGCCTACGACATCCCGGACGATACCCGAAGGGTGAAGCTGGCCAACTTGTTAAAAAGCTACGGAGAGCGGGTTCAGCTCTCCGTGTTTGAGTGCTATTTGGACGAGGGGCTTCTCCGGGAGCTCGAGGCCAAGGCCAAGCGCCTATTGGACCTCTCTGAGGACGCCCTACGGGTCTACCCCGTTCAGGGGACGGTCCGGGTTTTGGGGGCAGGTCCCCTGGTGCGGGAGACGCCCTTCGCCGTGGTGTGA
- the cmr4 gene encoding type III-B CRISPR module RAMP protein Cmr4: MDAKALLFVHALSPLHAGTGQGIGAIDLPIAREKATGIPYLPGSSLKGVLRDRAREKEWDEATLFAVFGPDTDKASEHAGAVQVGDAKLLLLPVRSLYGVFAYALGPYLLERFLREAEMVGLSTPKVPTAPGQGEAVVAPGSRLKEGGKVYLEDLDLTAREDPLLGEWEAWLAEKTGAPVGDRLVLLPDDLMAFLLETATEVMARIRLDDETKTVARGALWYEESLPAESLLYTLVRAERSFRKGKEMPAESVFALFKGLLEGALQLGGKATVGRGLCRVRIGG, from the coding sequence ATGGACGCCAAGGCGCTGCTTTTCGTTCACGCCCTCTCCCCCCTACACGCGGGGACGGGGCAAGGCATCGGGGCCATAGACCTGCCCATCGCCCGGGAGAAGGCCACGGGCATCCCCTACCTCCCCGGAAGCTCCCTCAAGGGGGTGCTCCGGGACCGGGCCCGGGAGAAGGAGTGGGACGAGGCCACCCTTTTCGCCGTCTTCGGCCCGGACACGGATAAGGCCTCGGAGCACGCGGGGGCGGTCCAGGTGGGGGACGCCAAGCTCCTTCTCCTGCCCGTGCGGAGCCTCTACGGGGTCTTCGCCTATGCCCTCGGCCCCTACCTCCTGGAACGCTTCCTGCGCGAGGCGGAGATGGTGGGCCTTTCCACCCCCAAGGTTCCCACCGCCCCTGGGCAGGGGGAGGCCGTCGTCGCCCCCGGCTCCCGCCTCAAGGAGGGGGGGAAGGTCTACCTCGAGGACCTGGACCTCACCGCCCGGGAGGACCCCCTCCTGGGGGAGTGGGAGGCCTGGCTCGCCGAGAAGACGGGCGCCCCTGTAGGGGACCGCCTGGTCCTCCTCCCCGACGACCTGATGGCCTTCCTCCTGGAGACGGCCACGGAGGTGATGGCCCGCATCCGCCTGGACGACGAGACCAAGACCGTGGCCCGGGGGGCCCTTTGGTACGAGGAGAGCCTGCCCGCGGAAAGCCTCCTCTACACCCTGGTGCGAGCGGAAAGGTCCTTCCGCAAGGGCAAGGAGATGCCCGCCGAAAGCGTCTTCGCCCTCTTCAAGGGGCTTCTGGAGGGCGCTTTGCAGCTGGGCGGGAAGGCCACCGTGGGCCGGGGGCTCTGCCGGGTCCGGATCGGGGGGTGA
- the cmr6 gene encoding type III-B CRISPR module RAMP protein Cmr6, with the protein MGRREALKHVRRPPKTHAGLWLDRYLQSSRREDAEAKRTLVREVAGIPEPEEYRDFFRRYREALETAGAETRKARTLGRLVVGLGGEGVLETSLTLHRTYGVPYIPGSALKGLASRYAHLRLEGEAWRRDLAHFQRGEAQAALFGTQEEGGAVVFFDALPLPGEWKVLEDVLNPHHMDYYTSGDAPPADWDSPVPVPFLSVTGTFLLALAPAPGVSREAARPWLEAAWQILEWALEEEGVGAKTSSGYGRMRLEPRETPKRSSPYEALAARVRSLSYRELPDFLKKEAERILALSPEERDLLRQALEDKGLLKRRDDLKGWAKKDEAVRKALEALGVWKG; encoded by the coding sequence GTGGGCCGCCGGGAAGCCCTGAAGCACGTCCGAAGGCCCCCCAAGACCCACGCCGGCCTCTGGCTGGACCGGTACCTGCAAAGCTCCAGGCGGGAGGACGCCGAGGCCAAGCGGACCCTGGTGCGGGAGGTGGCGGGCATCCCCGAGCCCGAGGAGTATCGGGACTTCTTCCGCCGCTACCGGGAGGCCCTCGAGACCGCGGGGGCTGAGACCCGGAAGGCCCGCACCCTGGGCCGTCTGGTGGTGGGCCTTGGGGGGGAGGGGGTTCTGGAGACCAGTCTCACCCTTCACCGCACCTACGGGGTCCCCTACATTCCCGGCTCGGCCCTGAAGGGCCTTGCCAGCCGCTACGCCCACCTGCGCCTCGAGGGGGAGGCCTGGCGGCGCGACCTGGCCCACTTCCAGCGGGGGGAGGCCCAGGCCGCCCTCTTCGGCACGCAGGAGGAAGGGGGGGCGGTGGTCTTCTTTGACGCCCTCCCTCTTCCGGGGGAGTGGAAGGTGTTGGAGGACGTCCTCAACCCCCATCACATGGACTACTACACCTCAGGGGACGCCCCACCCGCCGACTGGGACAGCCCCGTGCCCGTGCCCTTCCTGAGCGTCACGGGGACCTTCCTCCTGGCCCTGGCCCCGGCCCCTGGGGTTTCGCGGGAGGCGGCCCGCCCCTGGCTCGAGGCCGCCTGGCAGATCCTGGAATGGGCCCTGGAGGAGGAGGGGGTGGGGGCCAAGACCAGCTCCGGCTACGGGCGGATGCGGCTGGAGCCCCGGGAGACCCCCAAAAGGAGCAGTCCCTACGAGGCCCTGGCCGCGCGGGTGCGCTCCTTGAGCTACCGGGAGCTGCCTGACTTCCTCAAGAAGGAGGCAGAGCGCATCCTGGCCCTCTCCCCGGAGGAGCGGGACCTCCTGCGCCAGGCGCTGGAAGACAAGGGTTTGCTCAAAAGACGGGATGACCTGAAGGGGTGGGCGAAGAAGGACGAGGCGGTGCGGAAAGCGCTCGAGGCCCTGGGCGTCTGGAAGGGCTGA
- a CDS encoding PDDEXK family nuclease, with product MVTYVSLLGNDPGPVYAGLKLVKRRAGRVGKVVLYAQKLQEPQPEVYRAKREALYRLLKDQGLTLEEHPISHTPKGEAPFPKPGKDAWVNLTGGSKFWAALLLEWWWDSGAQFFLLDAQRPLEPPYALFLWPEEKQEALEDEKEETLSLEDYLELYLEPLGEECKKEALPSRYRFPSGARAVRLLGKREETHFAVYRGRPYLFKPFLVDEGREMTKEEMSRFREESERLGGQNCLPIVLIHRRHLNGLANDLERKNKEAKFKELAKTYKISLMNPAKSLEEQLKPPPPPPAPPPEPFPHPQGSLLVANVSDQTLPIYAAYLALKPKEVYLAATPEMREKMENLKGVLQSRGARVRTRQISASLAHEEVRRLFAPVAQEADRAGHPMYANLNGGTTALALGLHLAIQGRKQAQAHYFQGDRLYLLSGEEKEVPWKEARLEEVLALYGRQIRPKKELGKPRPDPEVAQLARSILNRWEALDWSTDPEVRRFFSLWKERFGGSLLGDVQSLRGLVLEYLTFYELDQYLAPRGGKVAWGGHLTNLDAPEAVVNQVDEVDILAFYRGKLWIVECKMHRNALSRDELENDLLLARMVGGLRAGALAVVARWEGDPPEKKKDTVYMALEAPEGVQGVFRFPEELPQVLDKKG from the coding sequence ATGGTCACCTACGTTTCGCTTCTGGGAAACGACCCCGGCCCCGTGTACGCGGGCTTGAAGCTGGTGAAGCGGCGGGCTGGGAGGGTGGGAAAGGTGGTCCTTTACGCGCAGAAGCTGCAGGAGCCCCAGCCGGAGGTCTACAGGGCCAAGCGGGAGGCCCTTTACCGCCTCCTTAAGGACCAGGGGCTTACGCTTGAAGAGCACCCTATCTCTCACACGCCGAAGGGGGAGGCCCCTTTTCCGAAGCCTGGGAAGGACGCCTGGGTCAACCTCACGGGAGGGTCCAAGTTCTGGGCCGCCCTCCTCCTGGAGTGGTGGTGGGACTCGGGGGCCCAGTTCTTCCTCCTGGACGCCCAGCGCCCCCTCGAGCCCCCCTATGCCCTCTTTCTCTGGCCTGAGGAAAAGCAGGAAGCCCTGGAGGACGAAAAGGAGGAGACCCTTTCCCTGGAGGACTACCTCGAGCTCTACCTCGAGCCCCTGGGGGAGGAGTGCAAAAAGGAGGCCCTTCCCAGCCGGTACCGCTTTCCCTCCGGAGCCCGGGCGGTGCGGCTTTTGGGCAAGAGGGAGGAGACCCACTTCGCCGTCTACCGGGGCCGCCCCTACCTGTTCAAGCCCTTCCTGGTAGACGAGGGGCGGGAGATGACGAAGGAGGAGATGAGTCGTTTCCGGGAGGAGTCCGAACGGCTAGGCGGGCAGAACTGCCTTCCCATCGTCCTCATTCACCGCAGGCACCTGAATGGGCTCGCCAACGACCTGGAACGGAAAAACAAGGAGGCGAAGTTCAAGGAGCTGGCCAAGACCTACAAGATCTCCCTGATGAATCCGGCAAAAAGCCTCGAGGAGCAGCTCAAGCCCCCTCCTCCCCCTCCTGCCCCTCCGCCCGAGCCTTTCCCCCATCCGCAAGGCTCCCTTCTGGTGGCCAACGTCTCCGACCAGACCCTGCCCATTTACGCCGCCTACCTGGCCTTGAAGCCCAAGGAGGTGTACCTGGCCGCCACCCCCGAGATGCGGGAGAAGATGGAGAACCTGAAGGGCGTTCTCCAAAGTAGGGGCGCCCGGGTGCGGACCCGGCAGATCTCCGCCAGCTTGGCGCATGAGGAGGTCCGCCGCCTCTTCGCCCCCGTGGCCCAGGAGGCCGACCGGGCAGGGCACCCCATGTACGCCAACCTGAACGGCGGCACCACCGCCTTGGCCCTGGGTCTCCACCTGGCCATCCAAGGCCGTAAGCAGGCCCAGGCCCACTACTTCCAGGGGGACCGGCTTTATCTCCTGAGCGGGGAGGAGAAGGAGGTCCCCTGGAAGGAAGCAAGGCTGGAGGAGGTCCTGGCCCTGTACGGGCGGCAGATCCGGCCAAAGAAGGAGTTGGGAAAGCCCCGGCCCGACCCGGAGGTGGCCCAACTGGCCCGCTCCATCCTGAACCGCTGGGAGGCGCTGGACTGGAGCACGGACCCGGAGGTAAGGCGCTTTTTTAGCCTCTGGAAAGAGCGCTTCGGGGGTAGTCTGCTTGGAGATGTACAGAGCCTTCGGGGCCTTGTTCTGGAGTACCTGACCTTTTACGAGCTGGACCAATACCTGGCCCCAAGGGGAGGCAAGGTGGCCTGGGGGGGCCACTTGACCAACCTGGACGCTCCCGAGGCCGTCGTAAACCAGGTGGACGAGGTGGACATCCTGGCCTTCTACCGGGGGAAGCTCTGGATCGTGGAGTGCAAGATGCACCGCAATGCCCTGAGTAGGGACGAACTGGAAAACGACCTCCTGCTGGCCCGCATGGTCGGGGGGCTGAGGGCAGGGGCCCTCGCGGTGGTGGCCAGGTGGGAGGGCGACCCACCCGAGAAAAAGAAGGACACCGTTTACATGGCCCTCGAGGCCCCGGAGGGCGTGCAAGGGGTTTTCCGCTTCCCGGAGGAGCTTCCCCAGGTCCTGGACAAAAAAGGGTAG
- the tatA gene encoding twin-arginine translocase TatA/TatE family subunit — protein MRLGPMELILILLVILLLFGARKLPELARGLGQSAREFKKGLSEGEEKKEEPKA, from the coding sequence ATGCGCCTAGGACCAATGGAGCTCATCCTGATCCTTCTGGTCATCCTCCTCCTCTTCGGGGCGAGGAAGCTTCCCGAGCTCGCCCGCGGGCTCGGCCAGTCGGCCCGGGAGTTCAAGAAGGGCCTCTCCGAGGGCGAGGAGAAGAAAGAGGAGCCCAAGGCCTGA
- a CDS encoding CRISPR-associated protein, whose translation MQTVNNPGDLEPIWQAYREAVRAGGNPHTLYREMVWPHLLALWRTAPQVYPERRSFRVSIHTLGTSPEATTLAVLGTGAEEVYVLHTEETRRHLDQLEADANRRVYPKEVHKSDVAQIYQQVYEILKRLPKDTPVALDITSGTKAMSAGLAAVGFFFRRHYSNLQVVYVDNEEYDQELRRPKAGTERLMILPNPHEAVGEVDVLLAQELYEKGDFTGASGYFSGLVKQTGRQEYVLYATLSEMYGAWWALKFEEALRKGKSLLERLGNDPYLLHPLNRQRPRLQAQVELLEEANRFLDSKDLGQRRGVLAVAATLLHLSEEEEHPSLKALYAYRALELLLQERLHRHGRRAEDPRLSPEEKEALGQELARILGGEARVGDRLGLLDVMAFLRVLGDPVLKGMSLQEVQGLKGVLQARNQSLLVHGLEVPTEKEVGKVAKGAKGLLRALQDELRLQPSLEPAPLEFWGRREE comes from the coding sequence ATGCAGACGGTAAACAATCCAGGAGACTTGGAGCCCATCTGGCAGGCGTACCGCGAGGCGGTGCGGGCGGGGGGAAACCCCCACACCCTCTACCGGGAGATGGTCTGGCCCCACCTGCTCGCCCTCTGGCGCACCGCTCCCCAGGTCTACCCCGAGCGGAGGTCTTTCCGCGTCTCCATCCACACCCTGGGCACCAGCCCCGAGGCCACCACCCTGGCCGTTTTGGGCACGGGGGCCGAGGAGGTCTACGTCCTGCACACGGAGGAGACCCGCCGCCACCTGGACCAGCTCGAGGCGGACGCGAACAGGCGGGTCTACCCCAAGGAGGTGCACAAGAGCGACGTGGCCCAGATCTACCAGCAGGTCTACGAGATCCTCAAGCGCCTCCCCAAGGACACCCCGGTGGCCCTGGACATCACCAGCGGCACCAAGGCCATGAGCGCGGGTCTCGCCGCCGTGGGCTTCTTCTTCCGGCGCCACTACTCCAACCTGCAGGTGGTCTACGTGGACAACGAGGAGTACGACCAGGAGCTCCGCCGCCCCAAGGCCGGCACGGAGCGGCTGATGATCCTTCCCAACCCCCACGAGGCGGTGGGGGAGGTGGATGTCCTCCTGGCCCAGGAGCTTTACGAAAAGGGGGACTTTACGGGGGCCTCCGGCTACTTCAGCGGCCTGGTGAAGCAAACGGGGCGGCAGGAGTACGTGCTCTACGCCACCCTGAGCGAGATGTACGGCGCCTGGTGGGCCCTTAAATTTGAAGAGGCCCTGAGGAAAGGGAAAAGCCTCCTGGAGCGGCTGGGCAACGACCCCTACCTCCTCCACCCCTTAAACCGTCAAAGGCCCCGCCTGCAGGCCCAGGTGGAGCTCCTGGAGGAGGCGAACCGTTTCCTGGACAGCAAGGACCTGGGCCAAAGGCGCGGGGTCCTGGCGGTGGCGGCCACCCTCCTCCATCTGTCCGAGGAGGAGGAACACCCCTCCCTGAAGGCCCTCTACGCCTACCGGGCCCTGGAGCTCCTCCTGCAGGAGCGGCTTCACCGCCACGGGCGGCGGGCGGAGGACCCCCGCCTTTCCCCTGAGGAGAAGGAGGCCCTCGGCCAGGAGCTTGCCCGCATCCTGGGGGGGGAGGCCCGGGTGGGCGACCGGCTGGGCCTTCTGGACGTCATGGCCTTCCTGCGCGTCCTGGGGGACCCCGTGCTCAAGGGGATGAGCCTCCAGGAGGTCCAGGGGCTCAAGGGGGTCCTCCAGGCCCGCAACCAGTCCCTCCTGGTGCACGGCCTCGAGGTGCCCACCGAAAAGGAGGTGGGAAAGGTGGCCAAGGGGGCGAAGGGGCTCCTCAGGGCGTTGCAGGACGAGCTCCGCCTCCAGCCCAGCCTCGAGCCTGCGCCCTTGGAGTTCTGGGGTCGCCGGGAAGAGTGA
- the cas10 gene encoding type III-B CRISPR-associated protein Cas10/Cmr2, with protein sequence MDHLMAIALGPVQEFIATARRFRDFYAGSRLLSEAAARAARHLAQAVGPENLIFPAPKDLGELEELGQAGIPNVLLLRVPEGKDPASLGEEALGAARGYLREMAEKTLGPHRAHLRYPEALAQVEDLLEGYYAYLPLGDYAQTRGRLMALLSARKNTRDFAPVFWGGPLYKSSLDGARESVLDFRQDEARLRRRLGIKEGEYLSGPDLLKRLWQAPPFPSSTHMAALPFWEGVRARKAEGVLEEALEELAHLAGEEARTGNPHPALRDTPFARLDVRLLYESRLEEFPALAEDEGRLEAARSRLASLWKELRKRGVKAPPGSYYALLLADGDRMGEAIDRQTSLQAHRELSRRLALEFAQKVRALVEGHRGGLVYSGGDDVLALLPLHTALRAAWDLAQRFQEVMAPYGQDGVRPSLSVGLAVVHHLEPLQDALDLVRRAEKLAKSGYKGEAPRNALAVAYSPRSGSELVVRGRWDEEPRLTQRLLRYADLLRTETVPGRAAYELVELLRMEKDLPDHEKPLLREALVAEARRILGRKQMEAGYREELSPSDWVGVKRLAEGLLLARPFAEALEQAAVPAESLEVWRAH encoded by the coding sequence ATGGATCACCTTATGGCCATCGCCCTGGGGCCGGTGCAGGAGTTCATCGCCACGGCCCGCAGGTTTCGCGACTTTTACGCGGGAAGCCGTCTCCTTTCCGAGGCGGCGGCCAGGGCGGCGCGCCACCTGGCCCAGGCCGTGGGGCCGGAGAACCTGATCTTCCCCGCGCCCAAGGACCTGGGGGAGCTGGAGGAGCTGGGCCAGGCGGGCATCCCCAACGTGCTGCTTTTGCGGGTGCCCGAGGGCAAGGACCCGGCCTCTTTGGGGGAGGAGGCCCTGGGGGCCGCCCGGGGCTACCTGAGGGAGATGGCCGAGAAGACCCTGGGGCCCCACCGGGCCCACCTGCGCTACCCGGAGGCCCTGGCCCAGGTGGAAGACCTCCTGGAGGGGTACTACGCCTACCTCCCCCTGGGGGACTACGCCCAGACCCGGGGCCGGCTCATGGCCCTCCTCTCCGCCCGGAAGAACACCCGGGACTTCGCCCCCGTCTTTTGGGGAGGCCCCCTCTACAAGAGCTCCCTGGACGGGGCCCGGGAAAGTGTCCTGGATTTCCGCCAGGACGAGGCCCGCCTGCGGCGGCGGCTGGGGATCAAGGAGGGGGAGTACCTTTCGGGGCCCGACCTCCTCAAGCGCCTCTGGCAGGCCCCTCCCTTCCCCAGCTCCACCCATATGGCCGCCCTGCCCTTCTGGGAAGGGGTGCGCGCTCGGAAGGCCGAGGGGGTGCTGGAAGAGGCCCTGGAGGAGCTGGCCCACCTGGCGGGGGAGGAGGCCCGGACCGGAAACCCCCACCCCGCCCTGCGGGACACCCCCTTCGCCCGGCTGGACGTCCGCCTCCTCTACGAGAGCCGCCTCGAGGAGTTCCCCGCCTTAGCCGAGGACGAGGGCCGGCTCGAGGCGGCCCGCTCCCGGCTGGCTTCCCTCTGGAAGGAGCTCAGGAAGCGGGGGGTCAAGGCCCCGCCCGGGAGCTACTACGCCCTCCTCCTGGCCGACGGGGACCGGATGGGCGAGGCCATAGACCGGCAAACCAGTCTGCAGGCCCACCGGGAGCTTTCCCGCCGCCTGGCCCTGGAGTTCGCCCAGAAGGTGCGCGCCCTCGTGGAAGGCCACCGGGGAGGGCTGGTCTACTCGGGGGGCGACGACGTCCTGGCCCTCCTCCCCCTCCACACCGCCCTGCGAGCAGCTTGGGACCTGGCCCAGCGCTTCCAGGAGGTCATGGCCCCTTACGGACAGGACGGGGTTCGGCCCAGCCTCTCCGTGGGCCTTGCGGTGGTCCACCACCTCGAGCCCCTGCAAGATGCCCTGGACCTGGTGCGGCGCGCCGAGAAGCTGGCCAAGTCCGGCTACAAAGGAGAAGCTCCCCGGAACGCCCTGGCCGTGGCCTACAGCCCCCGCTCCGGCTCGGAGCTCGTTGTCCGGGGCCGCTGGGACGAGGAGCCCAGGCTCACCCAGCGCCTTTTGCGCTACGCGGACCTGCTTCGCACCGAGACGGTCCCGGGCCGGGCCGCCTATGAGCTGGTGGAGCTTTTGCGGATGGAGAAGGACCTCCCCGATCACGAGAAGCCCCTCCTGCGGGAGGCCCTGGTCGCCGAGGCCCGGCGCATCCTGGGGCGGAAGCAGATGGAGGCGGGATACCGGGAGGAGCTTTCCCCCTCGGACTGGGTGGGGGTGAAGCGGCTCGCCGAGGGGCTCCTCCTCGCCCGCCCCTTCGCCGAGGCCCTGGAGCAGGCGGCGGTGCCCGCAGAAAGCTTGGAGGTGTGGCGTGCTCATTGA
- the cmr1 gene encoding type III-B CRISPR module RAMP protein Cmr1 — protein sequence MREWREAYTLSKRKTDEVVLERTYRLLTPLFGGGVEPKKADPVSVVRATEVRGQLRFWWRAVRGWRSGGRLEELWKLEAQIFGSAGEGGASPLWVAVETLEEGREVEIKEIKEKGRVVQWYLGFPLRDGKVWSPVREGVCFRLRLRFPEALKEEVEAALWAWQTFGGLGARTRRGFGALALEGAPSPDEKEVREGLKRYSQEGGWPPDVPHLTPGSLVRVVNLPWRALAERYQAFRQDRNPGQGNQPGRSRWPEPDEVRRLQNRHAQKHPPCHPVRKFPRGQFGLPIIFHFKDGGDPEDATLQGQEADRLASPLLFRPLDEGRCLVAVLEAPRVPPGGVVLRWGNGGKSVQVELTPQEAAEIPVLKRKTDPLRAFVESL from the coding sequence ATGAGGGAGTGGCGGGAGGCCTACACCCTGAGTAAGCGGAAGACGGACGAGGTGGTCCTGGAACGCACCTACCGCCTCCTCACCCCCCTTTTCGGGGGCGGGGTGGAGCCTAAGAAGGCGGACCCGGTGAGCGTGGTCCGAGCCACGGAGGTCCGGGGGCAGCTCCGCTTCTGGTGGCGGGCGGTGCGGGGCTGGCGGTCGGGCGGGCGCCTGGAGGAGCTCTGGAAGCTGGAGGCCCAGATCTTCGGCAGCGCGGGGGAAGGCGGGGCCTCCCCCCTTTGGGTGGCGGTGGAGACCCTGGAGGAGGGCCGGGAGGTGGAGATCAAGGAGATCAAAGAAAAGGGCCGGGTGGTGCAGTGGTACCTGGGCTTTCCCCTGCGGGACGGGAAGGTGTGGAGCCCGGTGCGGGAGGGGGTGTGCTTCCGGCTCAGGCTCCGCTTCCCCGAGGCCCTAAAGGAGGAGGTGGAGGCCGCCCTCTGGGCCTGGCAGACCTTCGGCGGCCTGGGGGCCAGGACCCGGAGGGGCTTCGGGGCCCTGGCCCTCGAGGGCGCCCCTTCCCCGGACGAAAAGGAGGTGCGGGAGGGGCTTAAGCGCTACAGCCAGGAGGGGGGCTGGCCCCCGGACGTCCCCCACCTCACCCCGGGGAGCCTGGTGCGGGTGGTGAACCTCCCCTGGCGGGCGCTCGCCGAGCGGTACCAGGCCTTCCGCCAGGACCGCAATCCAGGCCAGGGGAACCAGCCGGGCCGGAGCCGCTGGCCCGAGCCCGACGAGGTGCGCCGCCTCCAGAACCGGCACGCCCAAAAGCACCCACCCTGCCACCCCGTGCGGAAGTTCCCCCGGGGCCAGTTCGGCCTCCCCATCATCTTCCACTTCAAGGACGGGGGCGACCCCGAGGACGCCACCCTCCAGGGCCAGGAGGCCGACCGCCTGGCGAGCCCCCTCCTCTTCCGCCCCCTGGACGAGGGGCGCTGCCTGGTGGCCGTCCTGGAGGCCCCGCGGGTGCCTCCTGGGGGGGTGGTCCTTCGGTGGGGGAACGGTGGAAAGAGCGTACAGGTGGAACTCACGCCCCAGGAGGCGGCGGAGATCCCCGTTCTTAAGCGAAAGACCGACCCCCTGCGGGCCTTTGTGGAAAGCCTTTGA
- a CDS encoding type III-B CRISPR module-associated protein Cmr5 codes for MRTRAQEWAQKAYEKVKAAAAEGAEEYKNMALKFPVLVRQAGLAQALAFLQSRGKGAHHAYGNDLAQVLGRAGLEALAEEARKAELMAYLRLTREVLQAAEWFKRFAQALMEE; via the coding sequence ATGCGCACCCGCGCGCAGGAATGGGCCCAGAAGGCCTACGAGAAGGTGAAGGCGGCGGCCGCCGAGGGGGCCGAGGAGTACAAGAACATGGCCCTCAAGTTCCCGGTTCTGGTGCGCCAGGCGGGCCTCGCCCAGGCCCTGGCCTTCCTCCAGTCCCGGGGGAAGGGGGCCCACCACGCCTACGGCAACGACCTGGCCCAGGTCCTGGGCCGTGCGGGCCTCGAGGCCCTGGCCGAGGAGGCCCGGAAGGCGGAGCTCATGGCCTACCTCCGCCTCACCCGGGAGGTGCTCCAGGCGGCGGAGTGGTTCAAGCGCTTCGCCCAGGCCCTGATGGAGGAGTAG
- a CDS encoding type III-B CRISPR module-associated protein Cmr3 produces MLIEPRDPLIVRDGRPFTNSPGARARSLPFPLPQTLAGAYRTRRGLLQGLAFPQDADRVRAWGVRGPLLAEEGEGGWRLMAPRPLDALRVEKKLHSLRPLALPEGGGTNLPEGLEAVVGLPDPSLKAKPDPLPSFWTWASFEAWLLEKTLPNEEPLGHEGPVAEVRTHVHLEAERGTAREGFLFQTSGLEFARKEDGKGKVRRLALVLWPEDGEELEGVFPLGGERRLAYWRRGGPGVPEPPQGLLEGLVRHHSARLLLLTPALFRKGFLPEGGAFRGARVVAAAVGRPLPVSGWDLKEGRPKPSRRAVPAGSVYFLRFPEAWKEAEIARWLGEVWFQNLSDEEGDRKDGFGLAAVGLWDGQLRTWEAS; encoded by the coding sequence GTGCTCATTGAACCCCGCGACCCCCTGATCGTTCGGGACGGGCGGCCCTTCACCAACAGCCCGGGGGCCCGGGCCCGGAGCCTGCCCTTCCCCCTGCCCCAGACCCTGGCCGGGGCCTACCGCACCCGGCGGGGCCTCCTCCAGGGCCTGGCCTTCCCCCAGGACGCGGACCGGGTGCGGGCCTGGGGGGTGCGGGGCCCCCTGCTCGCCGAGGAGGGGGAAGGGGGGTGGCGGCTCATGGCCCCCCGGCCCCTGGACGCCCTGCGGGTGGAGAAGAAGCTCCACTCCCTCCGCCCCCTGGCCCTGCCGGAGGGCGGGGGTACGAACCTCCCCGAGGGCCTCGAGGCGGTGGTGGGCCTGCCCGACCCCTCCTTGAAGGCCAAACCCGACCCCCTCCCCTCCTTCTGGACCTGGGCCTCCTTTGAGGCCTGGCTCCTGGAAAAGACCCTTCCGAACGAAGAGCCCCTGGGCCACGAGGGGCCGGTGGCCGAGGTGCGCACCCACGTCCACCTCGAGGCCGAGCGGGGCACGGCCCGGGAAGGGTTTTTGTTCCAGACCTCGGGGCTGGAGTTCGCCCGGAAGGAGGACGGGAAGGGGAAGGTCCGCCGCCTGGCCCTGGTCCTTTGGCCCGAGGACGGGGAGGAGCTGGAGGGCGTCTTCCCCCTGGGCGGGGAGCGGCGCCTCGCCTACTGGCGGCGGGGAGGGCCCGGGGTCCCCGAGCCGCCCCAGGGGCTCCTGGAGGGCCTGGTGCGCCACCATTCGGCCCGCCTCCTCCTCCTCACCCCGGCCCTCTTCCGGAAGGGCTTCCTCCCGGAGGGCGGGGCCTTCCGGGGGGCCCGGGTGGTGGCGGCGGCGGTGGGAAGGCCCCTTCCCGTCTCGGGGTGGGACCTGAAGGAGGGCAGGCCCAAGCCGAGCCGCCGGGCGGTGCCCGCGGGGAGCGTCTACTTCCTCCGCTTCCCCGAGGCCTGGAAGGAGGCGGAGATCGCCCGCTGGCTGGGGGAGGTCTGGTTCCAGAACCTGTCCGATGAGGAGGGGGACCGGAAGGACGGCTTCGGCCTGGCGGCGGTGGGCCTTTGGGATGGGCAGCTCAGGACCTGGGAGGCGTCATGA